The Breoghania sp. genome has a segment encoding these proteins:
- a CDS encoding YciI family protein, giving the protein MFFLMECTHHHDKDADRDRLRSEHRAWVASGGEGLARVLVGSAIWHEDGTARGHFGILEAARETDARAFAEGDPFATGGIVRDIRLLRLADGFQAHRIDPMTK; this is encoded by the coding sequence ATGTTTTTTCTAATGGAATGCACACATCACCACGACAAGGATGCGGACCGCGACCGGTTGCGGTCCGAGCATCGGGCGTGGGTCGCCTCCGGCGGTGAGGGGCTTGCCCGTGTTCTCGTGGGCAGCGCGATCTGGCACGAGGACGGCACTGCGCGCGGGCATTTCGGAATTCTGGAGGCCGCGCGGGAGACGGACGCGCGCGCCTTTGCGGAAGGAGACCCTTTCGCCACCGGCGGCATCGTGCGAGATATCCGCCTGTTGCGGTTGGCGGACGGGTTTCAGGCTCATCGAATCGATCCGATGACCAAATAA
- a CDS encoding 2Fe-2S iron-sulfur cluster-binding protein, whose translation MVKVTYVAFDGTETTVEGEPGANVMQTALDNNIEGIVGECGGSMMCATCHCHVDEAWADKTGPRNDGEDDMLECAASEVTPTSRLSCQIKLTSDLDGLRVYLPEEQV comes from the coding sequence ATGGTCAAGGTGACCTATGTCGCCTTCGACGGTACGGAAACGACCGTCGAGGGAGAGCCCGGCGCCAACGTGATGCAGACGGCGCTCGACAACAATATCGAAGGCATTGTCGGCGAATGCGGTGGCTCCATGATGTGCGCCACCTGTCATTGTCATGTCGATGAGGCCTGGGCCGACAAGACCGGCCCGCGCAATGACGGCGAAGACGACATGCTGGAATGCGCGGCTTCCGAGGTGACGCCGACCTCGCGGCTGTCCTGCCAGATCAAGCTCACGTCCGATCTCGATGGATTGCGGGTTTATCTGCCCGAGGAACAGGTCTGA
- a CDS encoding class III extradiol dioxygenase family protein has translation MARIIGGLGTSHVPSIAIALDRGLRDSAEWKPLFDGYIPAQTWMAEKKPDIAVVIFNDHGNTFFLDKVPTLAVGVADRYRPADEGWGPRAIPDFEGAQAFSWHLVDKMVEDHFDPLVCAELDVDHGLQVPMELFFGRPEAWPVKVVPILVNTIQYPIPTPQRMWQLGETLRAAIESWDQDETVAILGTGGLSHQLQGARAGFINQAADQAWIAEIGSNPQKYREMSREDYVETFGSEGAELIMWLVMRAALNENVRTVHSHYYSPASMTGTGMVVLENEGA, from the coding sequence ATGGCGCGGATCATTGGTGGGCTCGGAACGAGCCATGTTCCCTCGATTGCCATTGCGCTTGACCGCGGGCTCAGGGACAGCGCGGAGTGGAAGCCGCTCTTTGACGGCTATATCCCGGCGCAGACGTGGATGGCGGAAAAGAAGCCGGATATTGCGGTGGTGATCTTCAACGATCACGGCAATACCTTCTTCCTCGACAAGGTGCCGACGCTGGCCGTCGGGGTTGCGGATCGCTACCGGCCTGCGGATGAAGGCTGGGGCCCGCGCGCCATTCCCGATTTCGAAGGCGCGCAGGCGTTTTCCTGGCATCTGGTCGACAAGATGGTGGAGGACCATTTCGACCCGCTCGTCTGCGCCGAACTCGATGTCGATCATGGGCTGCAGGTGCCGATGGAGCTGTTTTTCGGCCGACCGGAGGCCTGGCCGGTCAAGGTCGTGCCGATCCTCGTCAACACGATCCAGTATCCGATCCCGACCCCGCAACGCATGTGGCAGCTGGGCGAGACCCTGCGGGCTGCGATCGAAAGCTGGGACCAGGATGAGACGGTCGCGATTTTGGGGACGGGCGGGCTTTCCCATCAGCTTCAGGGCGCGCGCGCGGGCTTCATCAACCAGGCCGCGGATCAGGCGTGGATCGCGGAAATCGGCTCCAATCCTCAGAAATATCGCGAGATGAGCCGGGAAGATTATGTCGAGACGTTCGGCTCGGAGGGGGCAGAGCTGATCATGTGGCTGGTCATGCGCGCCGCGCTGAATGAAAACGTCCGCACGGTTCACAGCCACTACTATTCACCCGCCTCCATGACCGGAACCGGAATGGTCGTACTGGAAAATGAAGGGGCTTGA
- a CDS encoding FAD-dependent oxidoreductase, whose translation MDRIVIIGSGQGGVQAAISLRQEGYAGRLTVIGAEPGLPYQRPPLSKAYLKTGDAEALRLRPETFFEKKEIELIDHVWVDRIDRDALTVHSGDRAFPYDHLILATGTRNLRPPITGAERALDLRTLEDAARLRAELDTPKRCAVIGGGFIGLEFAAVARALGHTVTVAEAAPRLMARVVSAETSQRFLALHEGMGTTVHLGDPVVAVDAEGIALASGARVEADLVLMAAGVVPNTELAAAAGLAVDNGIVVDATLLTADPAISALGDCCAFPDPATGGLVRLESVQAATDHARLIAKRLVKGADAPYAAVAWFWSDQADCKLQIAGLSCAADDTVRRADGAVFRFAGDRFSAVETVNDAKTHMQARKKLAVSPIQRSELEAVGYDLAAL comes from the coding sequence ATGGATCGGATTGTTATCATCGGCAGCGGGCAGGGCGGGGTACAGGCCGCCATCAGTCTGCGGCAGGAAGGGTATGCGGGGCGGCTGACGGTGATCGGCGCCGAGCCCGGATTGCCGTATCAGCGTCCGCCGCTTTCAAAGGCCTATCTGAAGACGGGGGACGCGGAGGCGTTGCGCCTCAGGCCGGAAACCTTCTTTGAAAAGAAGGAGATCGAGCTGATTGATCATGTGTGGGTTGATCGGATCGACCGCGACGCGCTCACGGTTCATTCCGGCGATCGCGCATTCCCCTATGATCATCTGATCCTCGCCACCGGCACACGCAACCTGCGCCCGCCCATCACTGGCGCCGAGCGGGCGCTGGATTTGCGCACGCTTGAGGATGCCGCCCGCCTGCGCGCTGAACTCGATACGCCGAAACGTTGCGCGGTGATCGGCGGCGGGTTCATCGGTCTGGAATTCGCAGCGGTCGCGCGCGCGCTTGGCCATACGGTCACGGTTGCGGAAGCCGCGCCCCGATTGATGGCGCGCGTCGTCTCTGCTGAGACATCGCAACGGTTCCTCGCCCTGCATGAGGGCATGGGCACCACGGTTCATCTGGGCGATCCGGTGGTGGCCGTCGATGCGGAGGGCATCGCGCTTGCCAGTGGCGCGCGCGTCGAGGCTGATCTTGTCTTGATGGCCGCAGGCGTTGTTCCCAACACGGAACTGGCCGCAGCCGCTGGACTTGCCGTGGACAATGGCATCGTGGTCGACGCGACGCTTCTGACGGCCGATCCGGCGATCTCCGCGCTTGGCGATTGCTGTGCCTTTCCCGATCCGGCGACGGGGGGGCTGGTCCGTCTGGAATCCGTTCAGGCGGCGACCGATCATGCCCGGCTCATCGCGAAACGTCTCGTAAAAGGGGCCGATGCGCCTTACGCGGCCGTTGCGTGGTTCTGGTCCGATCAGGCCGACTGCAAGCTTCAGATCGCGGGCCTTTCCTGCGCTGCCGATGACACCGTGCGGCGGGCGGACGGGGCGGTGTTCCGGTTCGCGGGCGACCGCTTTTCCGCCGTGGAGACGGTCAACGACGCGAAGACGCATATGCAGGCGCGCAAGAAACTGGCCGTGTCTCCCATCCAACGATCTGAACTGGAGGCGGTCGGTTACGACCTGGCAGCCCTATGA
- a CDS encoding extradiol ring-cleavage dioxygenase, with protein sequence MTVPTVKSREDGDRIPETPLFDRARAQSGYELNKMANGLSRPENRAAFVADEAAYMARFGLTEEQKAAVSARDWQEMVRLGGNLFYILKISAVDPVPITAIGAAQAGMAHEDFLRERLGKKPVADQGSKKGA encoded by the coding sequence ATGACCGTGCCTACCGTGAAGAGCCGTGAGGACGGCGACCGCATTCCTGAGACCCCGCTTTTCGACAGGGCGAGGGCGCAGTCCGGCTATGAACTCAACAAGATGGCCAACGGGCTTTCTCGGCCGGAAAACCGGGCGGCCTTTGTCGCGGATGAAGCCGCCTACATGGCGCGCTTCGGCCTGACGGAGGAGCAGAAGGCCGCGGTTTCGGCGCGCGACTGGCAGGAGATGGTCCGCCTTGGCGGCAATCTCTTCTACATCCTGAAAATCTCCGCCGTGGACCCGGTGCCGATCACGGCAATCGGCGCGGCGCAGGCGGGCATGGCGCACGAGGACTTTCTGCGCGAGCGGCTCGGCAAGAAGCCAGTTGCGGATCAAGGCAGCAAGAAGGGGGCGTAG
- a CDS encoding TRAP transporter large permease, with protein MSDMSIGVTGLVILLGLLVLRVPVAFAMFAVGFGGVAALRNWDAATSLLASESFTLASSSELVVIPLFILMGNVASETGMSRRLYDAAYALIGRVRGGLASATIIGCGGFAALSGSSVASALTMGKVSLGEMERFNYDPKLAAGSVAAGGTLGILIPPSTGFVIYAILAQESIGRLFLAGVLPGLLLLTMFIVTISVMCWLRPGLAPTGPRTTLKGKVRSLMGALPITSVIVLTIGGIYGGLFSPVEAAAVGAALVILFGFVSGNLNLASLWSASKDSVVTTATVMLILIAAHMMNPFLALSHIPQALGAFLGDLALPSLGVLALILLCYLVLGCFLEGFTMLVLSMPIFFPVIVALGIDPIWFGVLVVLTLEMGLISPPVGINVFIVKSVAPNISLGEIFVGVLPFWIAMLLTLALLFAFPSISLILPNTMIGGG; from the coding sequence ATGAGTGACATGTCGATTGGCGTGACGGGCCTGGTGATCCTCCTCGGCCTGCTGGTGCTGCGCGTTCCCGTCGCTTTCGCGATGTTCGCCGTCGGCTTCGGTGGCGTTGCGGCCCTGCGCAACTGGGATGCGGCGACAAGCCTTCTGGCGTCGGAGAGCTTCACGCTCGCCTCGTCTTCGGAACTGGTGGTCATTCCGCTCTTCATCCTGATGGGGAATGTGGCCTCAGAGACCGGCATGAGCCGTCGTCTCTACGATGCGGCCTATGCTTTGATCGGTCGGGTGCGTGGCGGTCTGGCGTCGGCCACGATCATCGGGTGCGGTGGCTTTGCAGCGTTGTCGGGATCATCGGTCGCATCCGCCCTGACCATGGGCAAGGTGTCGCTCGGCGAGATGGAACGCTTCAACTACGATCCGAAGCTTGCCGCCGGTTCGGTGGCCGCTGGCGGTACGCTGGGCATTCTGATCCCGCCCTCCACGGGCTTCGTCATCTACGCGATCCTGGCGCAGGAAAGCATCGGGCGGCTCTTTCTGGCGGGCGTGCTGCCGGGGTTGTTGCTGCTCACCATGTTCATCGTGACGATCTCGGTGATGTGCTGGCTGCGGCCCGGGCTTGCGCCCACGGGGCCGCGCACGACACTGAAGGGCAAGGTTCGCAGTCTGATGGGCGCGCTGCCGATCACCAGCGTCATCGTGCTGACCATCGGGGGCATCTATGGCGGGCTGTTTTCACCCGTTGAGGCGGCTGCCGTGGGCGCGGCGCTGGTCATCCTTTTCGGCTTCGTCTCCGGCAATCTCAACCTGGCGAGCCTTTGGAGCGCGTCGAAGGATTCCGTCGTCACCACAGCCACGGTCATGCTGATCCTGATCGCGGCGCACATGATGAACCCGTTTCTCGCGCTGTCTCATATCCCGCAGGCACTCGGGGCCTTCCTCGGCGATCTGGCGTTGCCCTCGCTTGGCGTTCTGGCGCTGATCCTTCTGTGCTACCTCGTGCTGGGGTGCTTTCTGGAAGGCTTCACCATGCTGGTGCTGTCGATGCCGATCTTCTTTCCGGTCATCGTGGCGCTCGGCATCGATCCGATCTGGTTCGGCGTTCTGGTGGTGCTCACGCTGGAAATGGGGCTGATCTCGCCGCCGGTGGGGATCAACGTCTTCATCGTGAAGTCGGTCGCGCCGAATATCAGCCTCGGGGAGATCTTCGTCGGTGTGCTGCCGTTCTGGATCGCGATGCTGCTGACGCTGGCGCTTCTGTTCGCGTTCCCTTCGATCTCCCTCATCCTGCCAAACACGATGATCGGCGGCGGCTGA
- a CDS encoding alpha/beta hydrolase encodes MTTTLLVPGLLCDAFVWEPVTRAMPEAVVPHLEGMDNLSEMARHCLSLAEGPLHVAGHSMGARIAMEMARMAPGRVERLALLDTGIHPLKEGEPAKRAEIVAFARENGMRALAERWLPGMVHPDRHEDATLMGALSEMVMRRDPEEHARQIAALVGRPDASRYLSEITCPTLLVVGRQDVWSPVVQHEDMLALLPDARLEIIEDAGHFAPVEQPDAVAEILIPFLTPNRRER; translated from the coding sequence ATGACCACGACCCTTCTCGTCCCCGGGCTTCTCTGCGACGCCTTTGTCTGGGAGCCGGTGACACGCGCCATGCCGGAGGCGGTCGTGCCGCATCTGGAAGGCATGGACAATCTGAGCGAGATGGCGCGCCATTGCCTGTCATTGGCCGAGGGGCCTCTTCATGTGGCCGGCCATTCGATGGGCGCGCGGATTGCCATGGAAATGGCCCGCATGGCTCCGGGGCGGGTGGAGCGTCTGGCGCTGCTGGATACCGGCATTCACCCTCTGAAGGAGGGGGAGCCTGCGAAGCGGGCCGAGATCGTCGCCTTTGCGCGCGAAAACGGCATGCGCGCGCTGGCGGAGCGCTGGCTTCCCGGCATGGTTCATCCCGACCGGCACGAGGATGCCACCCTGATGGGGGCGCTGAGCGAAATGGTCATGCGCCGCGATCCGGAAGAACATGCCCGCCAGATCGCCGCCCTGGTCGGGCGTCCCGATGCCTCGCGCTATCTGTCCGAGATCACATGTCCGACGCTTCTGGTTGTCGGACGCCAGGATGTGTGGAGCCCGGTTGTCCAGCATGAGGACATGCTGGCTCTGTTGCCGGATGCGCGTCTGGAAATCATCGAGGATGCCGGGCATTTCGCCCCCGTCGAACAGCCCGACGCGGTGGCCGAAATCCTGATCCCCTTTCTTACCCCCAACCGGAGGGAGAGATGA
- a CDS encoding TRAP transporter substrate-binding protein has protein sequence MISFTRAACVAAGLTVASAAMAEDLSVAHFVPPQHVITSSLVEPFAKAAESNGSALKVHVYPGGELGAGPLEQYVRAVQGVADVTWGLPGYTSSQFSKTMLSELPGVKRPGRAGYDMLWDAFDAGKISGEFPRTVPLALYMAEPNVFIMKDHDIRKPEDLAGLKIRVSGAAAGRVIEALGATPVQMPANELYNALQTGLIDGLVTGSSAIADFKLDEVANSYTLGPSLGQISFFFVMNEGRYNALGEKEKAAIDSIRGRKLSKSAEDGWNAKATATIEAIKATGDNTVIELSAEESAPFDALTAPLADKIAAELGAEDTLAIMRGEN, from the coding sequence ATGATCAGCTTCACTCGTGCGGCTTGTGTCGCAGCCGGGCTTACCGTGGCGAGCGCCGCGATGGCCGAGGATCTCAGCGTCGCGCATTTCGTGCCGCCGCAGCACGTAATCACCAGTTCGCTTGTCGAGCCCTTTGCAAAGGCCGCCGAATCCAACGGCTCCGCGCTCAAGGTCCATGTCTATCCCGGCGGTGAGCTGGGCGCCGGTCCGCTGGAGCAGTATGTGCGGGCGGTTCAGGGCGTGGCCGACGTGACCTGGGGGCTGCCGGGCTACACCTCCTCACAGTTTTCCAAAACGATGCTTTCGGAATTGCCGGGCGTGAAGCGGCCGGGCCGGGCCGGGTATGACATGCTCTGGGACGCCTTCGATGCGGGCAAGATTTCCGGCGAGTTTCCGCGCACCGTTCCGCTCGCGCTCTACATGGCGGAGCCCAATGTCTTCATCATGAAGGATCATGACATCCGCAAGCCGGAGGATCTGGCGGGTCTGAAGATCCGCGTTTCTGGCGCGGCTGCCGGGCGCGTGATCGAGGCGCTGGGCGCCACACCCGTACAGATGCCGGCCAATGAGCTTTACAACGCCCTTCAGACCGGCCTGATCGATGGGCTTGTCACCGGTTCTTCGGCCATCGCCGACTTCAAGCTCGATGAGGTTGCCAACAGCTACACGCTCGGGCCGTCGCTTGGCCAGATCTCGTTCTTTTTCGTGATGAACGAGGGTCGCTACAACGCGCTGGGCGAGAAAGAAAAGGCGGCCATTGACAGCATCCGCGGGCGCAAGCTTTCCAAGTCTGCCGAAGATGGCTGGAACGCCAAGGCGACAGCCACAATCGAAGCCATCAAGGCGACCGGCGACAACACGGTGATCGAACTGAGCGCCGAGGAATCCGCGCCCTTCGATGCCCTGACCGCGCCGCTTGCCGACAAGATCGCCGCCGAACTCGGGGCAGAAGATACGCTGGCCATCATGCGGGGCGAAAACTGA
- a CDS encoding TRAP transporter small permease: MLARLDQWAARLTSLAALIGTLGLLAQVLVILSDVIGRYFGAPLRGAQDISTMAMVIVVFGGMALCERLDGHLSVDLFEPHMPRWLRHAADVLAALLGAAIFFGIAWTVLESAALSRLLNLSTNIIRLPKAWFQYALAGFALITAFGLSMRAAFLLLKGHNGRTVEDAE, encoded by the coding sequence GTGCTTGCCCGTCTCGACCAATGGGCGGCGCGGCTGACAAGTCTGGCCGCCCTGATCGGAACGCTCGGTCTCCTCGCACAGGTTCTCGTGATCCTGAGCGATGTGATCGGGCGCTATTTCGGCGCGCCGCTGAGGGGTGCACAGGATATTTCGACCATGGCGATGGTCATCGTCGTCTTTGGCGGAATGGCGCTGTGCGAACGTCTCGACGGGCATTTGTCCGTTGACCTCTTCGAGCCGCACATGCCGCGCTGGCTGCGCCATGCGGCGGACGTGCTGGCCGCGCTTCTGGGGGCAGCGATCTTTTTCGGAATTGCCTGGACGGTGCTGGAAAGTGCTGCTCTTTCGCGGTTGCTGAACCTGTCCACCAACATCATCCGCCTGCCCAAGGCCTGGTTCCAGTATGCACTGGCGGGTTTTGCGCTCATCACCGCCTTCGGGCTTTCCATGCGCGCCGCCTTTCTGCTGCTGAAAGGGCATAATGGCCGGACGGTCGAGGATGCGGAATGA